A window of the Leptospira bourretii genome harbors these coding sequences:
- the pth gene encoding aminoacyl-tRNA hydrolase, translated as MIHFLIVGLGNPGDKYKNTRHNIGFMIMDALASSFGVSFKDSKKYMESTHTLDGDKVHLLKPLEFMNLSGKATQTLANLYKIPPSQILVVQDEVDLPFGKIKNKIGGGTAGHNGLKDIVAKLGSQEFHRLRFGVGKPEKGGMEVADFVLQNFNVEERNNLDALIKESVTKIEDWVKTNRNLIRKENGG; from the coding sequence ATGATTCATTTTCTCATTGTGGGCCTTGGGAATCCAGGGGATAAATATAAAAACACTCGCCATAACATTGGTTTTATGATCATGGATGCTCTTGCAAGTAGTTTCGGTGTGTCTTTCAAAGATTCTAAAAAATATATGGAATCAACTCATACTCTGGACGGAGACAAAGTCCATCTTTTGAAACCTTTAGAGTTTATGAATCTTTCTGGAAAAGCCACCCAAACTCTTGCCAATTTGTATAAAATTCCTCCCTCCCAAATTTTAGTCGTTCAGGATGAAGTGGACCTACCTTTTGGTAAGATAAAAAATAAAATTGGCGGCGGAACGGCTGGCCACAACGGACTAAAAGATATCGTGGCAAAACTAGGTTCGCAAGAATTCCACCGGTTGCGGTTTGGAGTTGGTAAACCCGAAAAAGGTGGAATGGAAGTAGCTGATTTTGTTTTACAAAATTTTAATGTAGAGGAAAGAAACAATTTGGATGCTCTCATCAAAGAATCAGTTACTAAAATTGAAGATTGGGTCAAAACCAATCGCAATTTAATCCGAAAAGAAAATGGAGGTTAG
- a CDS encoding YqaA family protein: MYHRSHFMTKDKETSINLRSLIFQTILSIVIVLAIVFGLAFFFRKELLGFSEHFVRIFGYLGLFVGMILSDSLPAFVPPDAFLMLAITGEMDPLKTILSMSFGSILGGSLAYFVGLYLIPKFHLGRQMVLHYEDKLLPYLRKYGFGAVVLSALTPIPYSWMAYTVGTFKMRYSLFLLGSLFRFVRVTVYFYAMYLGWITGG; the protein is encoded by the coding sequence ATGTACCATAGATCACATTTTATGACAAAAGACAAAGAAACTTCTATCAACCTTCGTAGTCTTATCTTTCAAACCATTCTATCGATTGTAATTGTGTTGGCGATTGTATTTGGACTTGCTTTTTTCTTTCGAAAGGAACTTCTCGGATTTAGCGAACACTTTGTTCGTATCTTTGGGTATTTAGGCCTTTTTGTAGGAATGATTCTTTCTGATAGTTTGCCTGCTTTTGTTCCTCCCGATGCTTTTCTAATGCTTGCCATCACGGGAGAAATGGATCCTTTAAAAACCATTCTCTCTATGTCTTTTGGGAGTATCCTTGGGGGATCCTTAGCATACTTTGTTGGATTGTATCTTATTCCTAAGTTTCATTTGGGTCGGCAGATGGTTTTACATTACGAAGACAAACTCCTTCCTTATCTTCGTAAATATGGATTTGGTGCCGTGGTTTTAAGTGCCCTCACTCCCATCCCTTATTCTTGGATGGCTTATACGGTGGGTACATTTAAGATGCGTTATTCGCTATTTTTACTCGGCTCTCTTTTTCGATTTGTTAGGGTCACTGTTTACTTTTATGCCATGTATCTTGGATGGATCACGGGAGGATAG
- the nuoF gene encoding NADH-quinone oxidoreductase subunit NuoF, whose protein sequence is MGLKTLLTTHVGAADSHTLNHYRSVGGYESQKKALTEMTAEQIVNDVKNSGLRGRGGAGFPTGNKWGFIPKTDKPKYLICNGDEGEPGTFKDRLLIEKFPHMLIEGMVIAAKAIDSHQGYIYIRGEFHKGIRIVEEAVEEAYKAGLLGKNILGLGYDFDLAVYSGAGAYICGEESALINSLEGRRGHPRLKPPFPAVSGLYACPTVVNNVETFCNVPHIIRMTGEEYKKIGTEKSPGTRLFAVSGHVKKPGIYEVEMGTPMKELIYDICGGIKNDGTLKAVIPGGSSSPILTAEEAMTATMDYESIASLKSMLGSGAVIILSESADLVETTYRLAEFYSHESCGQCTPCREGTHWVKDLLHKIKVGEGTEKDVELIFSLSRNMEGGTTICPLADACVMAVRPTMTKFKGEFSARLKKEVSNSH, encoded by the coding sequence ATGGGATTAAAAACTCTTCTCACAACACATGTTGGTGCCGCTGATTCTCATACATTAAACCATTACCGGTCTGTCGGCGGATACGAAAGCCAAAAAAAGGCACTGACTGAAATGACCGCCGAACAAATCGTAAACGATGTGAAAAACTCCGGCCTTCGTGGTCGTGGTGGTGCCGGTTTTCCTACCGGAAACAAATGGGGCTTTATTCCAAAAACCGACAAACCCAAATACTTAATTTGTAATGGGGACGAAGGGGAACCGGGAACCTTTAAAGACCGACTTTTAATCGAAAAATTCCCACATATGCTGATTGAAGGGATGGTCATTGCTGCCAAAGCAATCGACTCCCACCAAGGTTATATTTACATTCGAGGTGAGTTCCATAAAGGGATTCGTATCGTCGAAGAAGCAGTCGAAGAAGCATACAAAGCTGGCCTTCTTGGAAAAAATATCTTAGGCCTTGGTTATGATTTTGATTTGGCTGTGTATTCCGGAGCAGGTGCTTATATCTGCGGGGAAGAATCAGCTCTCATCAATTCCCTTGAGGGAAGGAGGGGCCATCCAAGATTAAAACCTCCTTTTCCAGCTGTATCTGGTCTTTATGCATGTCCTACCGTTGTGAACAATGTGGAAACATTTTGTAATGTTCCGCATATCATTCGTATGACGGGAGAAGAATACAAAAAAATCGGAACTGAAAAATCACCAGGAACCAGACTTTTTGCTGTCAGCGGACATGTGAAAAAACCAGGGATTTATGAAGTCGAAATGGGAACTCCCATGAAAGAACTCATTTACGATATCTGTGGTGGGATTAAAAACGATGGAACCCTCAAAGCAGTGATTCCGGGAGGAAGTTCTTCTCCCATTCTCACAGCAGAAGAGGCCATGACTGCCACTATGGATTATGAATCCATAGCTTCCCTCAAATCCATGTTAGGTTCCGGGGCAGTCATTATTCTTTCCGAATCTGCAGATCTTGTGGAAACCACATACCGATTGGCAGAGTTTTATTCACATGAATCTTGTGGGCAATGTACACCTTGTCGTGAAGGTACACATTGGGTAAAAGACCTTCTCCATAAAATTAAAGTCGGAGAAGGAACAGAAAAAGATGTAGAACTCATTTTTTCTTTGTCTAGGAATATGGAAGGTGGAACCACCATCTGTCCGTTAGCGGATGCTTGTGTTATGGCAGTCCGTCCTACGATGACAAAGTTTAAAGGGGAGTTCTCTGCTCGATTGAAAAAGGAAGTGAGCAACTCTCACTAA
- a CDS encoding response regulator, giving the protein MNITQLQTEKNAILCVDDEPILLLSLVQELKREIGGGYTYETAQNPEEAMEVIDDLCSSGVEVILILSDWLMPGMRGDEFLIQVHQKYPHIKSILISGHADRDAINRVKEEAKTYAIFSKPWNTRELLDAVRFCCNLT; this is encoded by the coding sequence TTGAATATTACGCAGCTACAAACTGAAAAAAACGCAATCCTATGCGTAGATGATGAGCCGATCCTTCTTCTTTCCCTCGTACAAGAACTAAAACGGGAAATCGGTGGTGGTTATACGTACGAAACAGCCCAAAATCCAGAAGAGGCCATGGAAGTGATCGATGACCTTTGCAGTTCTGGAGTGGAAGTCATTCTCATCCTTTCCGATTGGTTGATGCCTGGAATGCGTGGAGACGAATTTCTCATCCAGGTCCACCAAAAATACCCACATATCAAATCCATTCTGATTTCAGGCCATGCGGATCGTGATGCCATCAACCGTGTGAAAGAAGAAGCAAAAACCTACGCCATTTTCTCCAAACCTTGGAATACTAGAGAATTGCTAGATGCAGTTCGTTTCTGTTGCAATTTGACCTAA
- a CDS encoding Smr/MutS family protein produces MRTIYIRKLRFEEARIKLERELHDAFMDGETYVEILHGIGEGILRRMAIDYVESCGFLKLVETDPMFRSNPGATIVEILAPSKEYINRLKS; encoded by the coding sequence GTGCGTACCATCTACATCCGCAAACTCCGATTTGAAGAAGCTCGTATCAAGTTAGAACGAGAGCTCCATGATGCCTTTATGGATGGGGAGACCTATGTGGAAATCCTTCATGGGATTGGAGAGGGAATTCTTCGGCGAATGGCGATTGACTACGTAGAGTCTTGCGGTTTTCTGAAACTAGTGGAGACCGATCCGATGTTTCGGTCAAACCCGGGTGCAACGATTGTGGAAATTCTTGCCCCCTCCAAAGAATACATCAACCGATTGAAATCATGA
- a CDS encoding NADH-quinone oxidoreductase subunit D, with protein sequence MVMYEKTAEHFGQKFKDLPEGHLLVNLGPSHPATHGILQNVIQIDGERVVDTESVIGYVHRCFEKLGERYDYNQFLVCTDRMNYVSTPLNNIGWILTVEKMMQIQVPDRVTYVRMIISELSRIMDHIICNGIMGVDLGAFSGLLHLFHHRENIYQILEKLTGARLTTTFCRVGGMERDIYPEFQSEIKTIIKGLKPALDEFQDLLIRNKIFNERTAGIGGLSAERAIAYGFSGPNLRAAGVPWDVRKDDPYMFYDKVDFDIPVGEDGSALDRTLVRMEEMRQSMRIIEQLIDGIPEGPYHADVPHTFLPPKDRVYHNMEELIYHFKIIMHGVKVPPGEYYMSTEAANGELGFYVVSEGEKSPWRVHVRRPCFWYYQAFPELVKGGLLADTIATMSSLNVIAGELDC encoded by the coding sequence ATGGTAATGTACGAAAAAACAGCCGAACACTTTGGTCAAAAATTCAAAGACCTACCGGAAGGCCATTTACTGGTTAACTTAGGACCCAGCCACCCCGCCACACATGGAATTTTACAAAACGTAATCCAAATTGATGGAGAACGAGTTGTGGACACAGAATCCGTCATTGGTTACGTCCATCGTTGTTTTGAAAAATTAGGAGAACGTTACGATTACAATCAGTTCTTAGTTTGTACAGATCGTATGAACTATGTATCTACTCCACTCAATAATATTGGTTGGATCCTAACCGTTGAAAAAATGATGCAGATCCAAGTTCCCGATCGTGTTACTTATGTAAGAATGATCATTTCGGAACTTTCTCGGATCATGGATCATATCATTTGTAATGGAATTATGGGTGTGGACCTTGGTGCTTTTTCTGGATTACTCCATTTATTCCATCATAGAGAAAATATTTATCAAATTTTAGAAAAGTTAACGGGCGCTAGGCTCACTACAACATTCTGTCGTGTGGGTGGAATGGAACGTGATATTTATCCCGAATTCCAATCCGAAATCAAAACCATCATCAAAGGTTTAAAACCTGCCTTGGATGAATTCCAAGACCTTCTCATTCGGAATAAAATTTTTAATGAAAGGACCGCAGGGATTGGCGGCCTCTCAGCAGAACGTGCCATTGCCTACGGATTTTCTGGTCCGAACCTTCGTGCGGCCGGTGTTCCTTGGGATGTAAGAAAAGATGATCCTTATATGTTCTATGACAAAGTCGATTTTGATATCCCTGTGGGAGAAGATGGATCGGCCCTCGACAGAACTCTGGTTCGTATGGAAGAAATGCGTCAGTCCATGCGCATCATCGAACAACTGATCGATGGAATTCCAGAAGGACCATATCATGCGGATGTTCCTCACACTTTCCTTCCACCGAAAGATCGTGTGTATCACAATATGGAAGAACTCATTTACCATTTTAAAATCATTATGCACGGAGTGAAGGTTCCTCCGGGAGAATACTATATGTCGACTGAGGCTGCCAACGGTGAACTTGGTTTTTATGTGGTATCAGAAGGTGAAAAATCTCCTTGGAGAGTGCATGTCAGACGTCCTTGTTTTTGGTATTACCAAGCGTTCCCTGAACTTGTCAAAGGGGGCTTACTTGCGGATACCATTGCCACCATGTCTTCACTCAATGTCATTGCAGGGGAGTTGGATTGTTAA
- a CDS encoding NADH-quinone oxidoreductase subunit B — protein MGLTETLSKPGEMFGDMFQVATLDNVVQWGQSFSLWPYPFATACCGIEYMSTSCADYDIARFGAERPSFSPRQADMILVLGTITYKMAPVLRQIYDQLAEPKFVISVGACASSGGMFHTYGVLQGVDRILPVDVYVPGCPPRPEALLDALVKLQKKVQNQGLEARRQEVMRKIQEINERNKPLVVA, from the coding sequence ATGGGATTAACAGAAACACTATCCAAACCGGGTGAGATGTTTGGCGATATGTTCCAAGTTGCTACTTTGGACAATGTTGTCCAATGGGGACAAAGTTTTTCTCTATGGCCTTATCCTTTTGCAACTGCTTGTTGTGGAATCGAATACATGAGTACCTCTTGTGCCGATTATGACATTGCTCGTTTTGGAGCAGAACGTCCGTCTTTTTCTCCACGCCAAGCAGATATGATTTTGGTTCTTGGAACCATCACTTATAAAATGGCTCCCGTCTTACGTCAGATATACGACCAATTGGCAGAACCTAAATTTGTAATTTCTGTAGGTGCTTGTGCCTCTTCTGGTGGTATGTTTCACACCTACGGTGTGTTACAAGGTGTTGACCGAATCCTTCCTGTGGACGTTTATGTTCCTGGTTGCCCTCCGCGTCCAGAAGCTCTCCTGGATGCCCTAGTCAAACTCCAAAAGAAAGTACAAAACCAAGGATTAGAAGCGAGACGCCAAGAAGTCATGCGAAAAATCCAAGAAATCAACGAACGCAACAAACCTCTCGTAGTGGCATGA
- the cimA gene encoding (R)-citramalate synthase CimA, translated as MTEPNSSIEILDVTLRDGEQTNGVSFSWQQKLNITKHLLMDLKTNRVEIASARVSPGEFEAVKKIVEWAKSEGLHDRIEILGFVDYDKTVEWMKGTGVRVLNLLTKGSLNHLTNQLRKTPREHFLDIQKTVEYAAASGIAVNVYLEDWSNGYTHSRDYVLEYLNVVSKFPIQKFYLADTLGVLSPFEVRTAIADLVKEFPKLWFEFHGHNDYDLAVANCLEAVSAGVRGLHVAVNGLGERAGNSPLEAVVTAIHDKTKFKTSIVEKEITNASRLVAVFSGKRISDNRPIVGEDVFTQTAGVHADGDKKGNLYANPILPERFGRSRVYALGKLAGKASITENLKQLGMVLSPEIEKKVLERVIELGDQNKTVTKEDLPYIISDITGENLEASFRIETCTVTSGIGVKPKAEVKVNFQGKDYAAKGEGDGGYDAFMNALGKILKELKIQIPKLYDYEVRIPPGGNTNALVETVITWKVEGETHPIRTIGIDSDQQVAAVKATERLLHILLGNV; from the coding sequence ATGACCGAACCAAACTCTAGTATAGAAATCCTCGACGTAACACTGCGAGATGGGGAACAAACCAACGGTGTTTCATTTTCTTGGCAACAAAAGCTAAATATCACAAAACATCTGTTAATGGATCTAAAAACAAACCGAGTGGAAATCGCCAGCGCTCGTGTTTCTCCAGGTGAATTCGAAGCTGTCAAAAAAATTGTGGAATGGGCCAAGTCTGAAGGCCTACACGATCGAATTGAAATTTTAGGATTTGTTGATTATGACAAAACTGTCGAATGGATGAAAGGTACTGGGGTTCGGGTTCTTAATCTTCTCACAAAGGGATCGCTCAATCACCTAACAAATCAACTTCGAAAGACCCCAAGAGAACATTTTTTAGACATCCAGAAAACTGTGGAATATGCCGCTGCTTCTGGAATCGCGGTAAACGTTTATTTAGAAGACTGGTCCAATGGATACACCCATTCCAGGGATTATGTATTAGAATACTTGAACGTTGTATCCAAGTTTCCGATTCAAAAATTTTATTTGGCTGATACTCTTGGTGTTTTGTCTCCCTTTGAAGTTCGGACAGCCATTGCCGATCTTGTAAAAGAGTTCCCAAAACTCTGGTTTGAATTCCACGGACATAATGATTATGATTTAGCAGTTGCTAACTGTTTAGAAGCAGTGAGTGCCGGTGTTCGTGGGCTCCATGTGGCTGTGAATGGACTTGGCGAACGTGCCGGAAATTCTCCTTTAGAAGCTGTTGTCACAGCAATCCATGACAAAACAAAATTTAAAACTTCCATAGTGGAAAAAGAAATCACCAATGCTTCAAGGCTTGTGGCGGTTTTTTCGGGTAAACGTATTTCGGATAACCGACCCATCGTTGGTGAGGATGTATTCACACAAACCGCTGGAGTTCATGCCGATGGGGATAAAAAAGGAAATTTGTATGCCAATCCCATTTTGCCAGAAAGGTTTGGACGATCTAGAGTTTACGCATTAGGGAAGTTAGCTGGTAAAGCCAGCATTACTGAAAATTTAAAACAGTTGGGTATGGTTCTTTCCCCCGAAATTGAAAAAAAAGTTTTGGAACGAGTGATTGAACTTGGTGACCAAAATAAAACCGTCACCAAGGAAGACCTTCCTTATATCATCTCCGATATCACTGGTGAAAATTTGGAAGCAAGTTTTCGCATTGAGACTTGCACCGTGACAAGTGGGATCGGGGTCAAACCAAAAGCCGAAGTCAAGGTGAATTTCCAAGGAAAGGATTACGCGGCAAAGGGAGAAGGGGACGGCGGTTACGATGCGTTTATGAATGCCCTTGGTAAAATTTTAAAAGAATTAAAAATCCAAATCCCAAAACTCTATGACTATGAAGTTCGGATTCCTCCCGGAGGAAATACCAATGCATTAGTTGAAACTGTCATCACTTGGAAAGTGGAAGGTGAAACTCATCCCATACGCACCATTGGCATTGACTCTGACCAACAAGTGGCCGCTGTGAAGGCCACAGAACGATTGTTACATATTTTACTCGGAAACGTATGA
- the nuoH gene encoding NADH-quinone oxidoreductase subunit NuoH, whose translation MDWALILAWGIKILSLFFIILTGVAYYTLAERKFAGFIQDRPGPNRAGIFGLFQPLADGIKFIAKEEIFPKNVSKGMYLLAPTISMTCAIMAWAVIPFGGSLPAPEWLAALTGVTTIDLQIANPDSGVLYMLAISSLSVYGIMIAGWSSNNKYSLLGGVRSTAQMISYELPMGLSIVVIVIMTGSLKLTDISDSQKEMWNILSPPGFVAFFIYVTAMFAETNRLPFDLAEAESELVVGFHTEYGAFKFALFFLAEYMNMITMSCLTTLLFFGGYNVPFQLGAGSPYQAFYGLGFFILKVLFFAFLFIWVRWTLPRFRYDQLMKLGWKKMIPWGLFAVMFAAIYTVYWKEGWMKLFI comes from the coding sequence ATGGACTGGGCTCTAATACTTGCTTGGGGAATTAAAATCCTCTCATTATTTTTTATCATTTTAACGGGTGTGGCCTATTACACACTCGCCGAACGTAAGTTTGCTGGTTTTATCCAGGATCGTCCGGGTCCCAACCGTGCCGGAATTTTTGGACTATTCCAACCTCTTGCTGACGGAATCAAATTCATCGCTAAAGAAGAAATTTTCCCAAAAAACGTATCCAAAGGGATGTATCTTTTGGCTCCCACCATCTCCATGACTTGTGCCATTATGGCCTGGGCTGTGATTCCTTTTGGGGGAAGTCTTCCGGCACCGGAGTGGCTTGCCGCTCTTACTGGTGTGACAACGATTGATTTACAAATTGCCAATCCCGATTCAGGGGTATTGTACATGCTTGCCATCTCTTCCCTTTCTGTGTATGGGATTATGATTGCAGGTTGGTCCAGTAACAACAAATACTCGTTACTCGGTGGGGTTCGTTCTACGGCTCAGATGATTAGTTACGAACTTCCTATGGGACTTTCCATTGTTGTGATTGTGATTATGACTGGATCGCTCAAACTAACAGACATAAGTGATTCCCAAAAAGAAATGTGGAATATTTTGTCTCCCCCGGGGTTTGTTGCCTTTTTTATTTATGTGACTGCGATGTTTGCCGAAACCAATCGACTTCCCTTTGACCTTGCGGAAGCGGAATCGGAGTTGGTTGTAGGTTTTCATACAGAATATGGGGCTTTTAAGTTTGCCCTTTTCTTTTTAGCCGAATACATGAATATGATCACCATGTCTTGTCTTACCACCTTACTCTTTTTTGGTGGATACAATGTTCCGTTTCAATTGGGTGCCGGTTCTCCCTACCAAGCATTTTATGGACTTGGGTTTTTCATTTTAAAAGTTTTGTTCTTTGCCTTTTTGTTTATTTGGGTTCGTTGGACCCTCCCTCGTTTTCGTTATGACCAACTGATGAAACTGGGTTGGAAAAAAATGATCCCTTGGGGACTTTTTGCAGTGATGTTTGCGGCCATTTACACTGTTTATTGGAAAGAAGGATGGATGAAATTATTTATATGA
- a CDS encoding NADH-quinone oxidoreductase subunit A — protein sequence MGSAPDSFAPILLQLLLGVGFSALILTLAFLINPKKKSKPQDTFECGVTYYGDARGLFNIKFYLVAVLFILFDIEAVFLYPWAVNLISFKEAGLGTFFLVEMFFFLLILVVGLYYIWKKGALEWD from the coding sequence ATGGGTTCTGCACCAGATAGTTTTGCGCCAATCCTTCTACAACTTTTGCTCGGAGTCGGTTTCTCCGCTCTGATCCTGACCCTTGCCTTCCTCATCAATCCGAAGAAAAAATCAAAACCCCAAGATACCTTTGAATGTGGGGTTACGTATTATGGTGATGCAAGAGGACTTTTTAATATTAAGTTTTATCTTGTGGCCGTTCTTTTTATTCTCTTCGATATTGAAGCTGTCTTCCTTTATCCTTGGGCAGTGAACTTAATTAGTTTTAAAGAAGCAGGTCTTGGAACTTTCTTCCTCGTGGAGATGTTTTTCTTTTTACTCATACTTGTTGTGGGTCTATACTATATATGGAAAAAGGGAGCTCTGGAATGGGATTAA
- a CDS encoding NADH-quinone oxidoreductase subunit C: MKETITEYLNSRFPEVLLPQRDINTNLLYFTIKKESLPTVVQALKDHPEFAFTYLNDLTSVDWLGKREPRFEVVYLLRSPKNKHFRLQLRVPVGEGEEVPSLVGIFPAANWPEREVYDLMGIPFSNHPQMERLIMPDNFIGHPLRKDYPLEGPGQDYLIEDLLTIHVNEDIAS; encoded by the coding sequence ATGAAAGAAACAATTACCGAATACTTAAACTCGCGGTTTCCTGAAGTTTTACTCCCGCAAAGGGACATAAACACCAATTTACTTTATTTTACGATCAAAAAGGAATCCCTTCCCACCGTTGTACAGGCGCTAAAGGATCATCCGGAATTTGCATTCACTTATTTGAATGATCTTACCTCCGTCGACTGGCTGGGAAAAAGGGAACCAAGGTTCGAAGTGGTTTACTTACTTCGTTCGCCTAAAAACAAACATTTCCGTTTGCAACTCCGAGTTCCCGTGGGAGAAGGGGAAGAGGTTCCAAGCCTTGTCGGTATTTTTCCTGCAGCCAATTGGCCTGAGAGAGAAGTGTATGACCTGATGGGAATTCCCTTTTCGAACCATCCTCAAATGGAAAGGCTCATTATGCCTGATAACTTTATTGGACATCCACTTCGTAAAGATTATCCGTTAGAGGGACCAGGCCAAGATTATCTCATTGAAGATTTACTCACCATTCATGTGAACGAGGATATTGCCAGTTAG
- the nuoE gene encoding complex I 24 kDa subunit family protein, with amino-acid sequence MAYQFSQDSEKRFQRLIPQFPSKRSLILPCLFLLQADKGFVDQEGMQYIADRIGDPVSLAHVHGVATFYTMYNKKPVGKLHIQICGNISCYLAGSDSITEHVCSKLGIEPGETTSDKKFTVDEVQCLGACGFGPVAQINDKYYENLTPESIEAILSELEKQV; translated from the coding sequence ATGGCTTATCAATTTTCACAAGATTCAGAAAAACGATTCCAGAGGTTGATTCCTCAGTTTCCGAGCAAACGTTCGTTAATTTTGCCATGTCTTTTTTTATTACAAGCTGACAAAGGTTTTGTGGACCAGGAAGGGATGCAATACATTGCAGATCGGATTGGTGATCCGGTATCCCTTGCTCATGTGCATGGGGTTGCTACTTTTTACACCATGTACAACAAAAAACCAGTGGGAAAGTTGCACATTCAAATTTGTGGAAATATCTCTTGTTACCTTGCTGGTTCCGATTCCATCACAGAACATGTATGTTCCAAGTTAGGGATTGAGCCGGGTGAAACCACAAGTGATAAAAAATTTACAGTGGATGAAGTGCAGTGCCTTGGTGCTTGTGGGTTTGGTCCAGTGGCTCAAATCAATGACAAATATTATGAAAACCTAACACCGGAATCTATCGAAGCCATACTTTCCGAATTGGAAAAGCAGGTATAA
- a CDS encoding replication-associated recombination protein A, with protein MDSLFSQNKQVPLAHAVRPKNWSEFVGQTQVVQSLRAISKPTSILLYGPPGTGKTTLAHLLSQGWSLQKRYLSCVTSGVKEVREVLDEAKRQGTIVLFLDEIHRFSSSQQDALLSAVEEGEIILIAATTENPSFRVNKALLSRMLVYRLTTLSEEEENSIFETCLTKLNHKGKFPPDLKKELFRRSSGDARKLLGYLERILSFTEDTGSIDESKLAEILGENVIFYDKNSESHYDIISAFIKSLRGSDPDAALFYLALMIEGGEDPLFIARRLVIFASEDVGNASVHALPLAIATWQAVERVGMPEGRIPLGQCTTFLASAPKSNASYLAIDKALQLVRERKREFQIPNHLRNAPTATHKKEGAGKDYKYPHDFPDHFLKERYFPTNFYPEIPQFYEPTNQGMEKNVREQLKRLWGDRY; from the coding sequence TTGGATTCTCTTTTTTCTCAAAACAAACAAGTTCCTTTGGCCCATGCTGTTCGACCAAAAAACTGGTCTGAATTTGTAGGGCAAACCCAAGTGGTGCAATCACTTAGGGCAATTTCAAAACCCACCTCAATTTTGTTATATGGACCTCCAGGTACGGGAAAAACAACTTTGGCTCATCTTTTAAGCCAAGGTTGGAGTTTGCAAAAACGTTATTTGAGTTGTGTGACCAGTGGTGTGAAAGAAGTGCGAGAGGTTTTGGATGAAGCCAAACGTCAGGGAACCATAGTTTTATTTTTAGATGAGATCCACCGTTTTTCTTCCTCCCAACAAGATGCCCTTCTTTCCGCTGTGGAGGAAGGTGAAATTATTTTAATAGCAGCAACAACAGAAAATCCAAGTTTTCGGGTCAATAAAGCTCTTCTCTCTCGGATGTTAGTTTACCGACTCACAACTTTGTCAGAAGAAGAAGAAAATTCTATTTTTGAAACTTGCCTTACAAAACTAAATCACAAAGGAAAATTTCCTCCGGACTTAAAAAAAGAACTCTTTCGTAGAAGTTCAGGAGATGCGAGAAAACTCCTTGGGTATCTGGAACGAATTTTAAGTTTTACAGAAGACACGGGAAGTATCGACGAATCTAAGTTAGCTGAAATTTTGGGTGAAAATGTAATTTTTTATGATAAAAACAGTGAAAGTCATTATGATATCATTTCTGCTTTTATCAAATCCCTTCGTGGGAGTGATCCCGATGCCGCTCTTTTTTATTTGGCACTTATGATCGAAGGGGGAGAGGACCCGCTTTTTATCGCAAGAAGGCTTGTGATTTTTGCCAGTGAGGATGTGGGAAACGCCAGTGTTCATGCCCTTCCGCTTGCAATTGCCACTTGGCAGGCCGTGGAACGAGTTGGGATGCCGGAAGGTCGCATTCCCCTCGGGCAATGTACAACGTTTCTTGCCTCTGCACCTAAGTCTAATGCTAGTTATTTGGCAATTGATAAAGCCTTACAACTAGTTCGGGAAAGGAAACGAGAGTTTCAAATTCCAAATCACTTACGCAATGCTCCCACAGCCACCCATAAGAAGGAAGGGGCGGGGAAAGACTACAAATACCCTCATGATTTCCCTGATCATTTCCTGAAAGAACGTTACTTCCCAACCAATTTTTATCCGGAGATTCCACAGTTCTATGAACCTACGAACCAGGGAATGGAAAAGAATGTTAGGGAACAATTGAAGCGTCTCTGGGGAGACCGGTATTGA